The Archangium primigenium genomic interval GCGCTGGGCGCTGTACCTGGGCGCGCAGGCCCGGCCCGCCTTCCTGGAGAAGCTGCGCGCGGCGCGCTTCCCGGAGCTCCTGGCGCGCTGCCACCCCTCGGCCTGCCCCGAGCGGCTGCGGGTGGCGCTCGACTTCCTCATCTGGAACTTCGCCTGGGACGACGCGGTGGACGAGGGCGAGGTGTGCGCGGCCTGGGTGCGCGAGCAGAACTGGCGGGCCCTGGCGGTGTTGCAGGGGGCCGTGCCCGCGGCGGACGCGCCGCCGCTGTTGGGGCTGCTCGGGGACCTGCGCGCGCGCATGGCCGAGCGCATGCCGCGCGCGTGGCTGTGGCGCTTCGTGGAGGCGTGCCGCGCCTACTTCCACGGCACCTGGCGCGAGGCCCAGGCGCGCGGCGAGCAGCGGCACCTGGACGTGGCGTCGTACATCGCGCTGCGCCGCCTGTCGGTGGGCACGTCCATGGTGTTCACCCAGGTGGAGGCCGTGGAGGGCTTCGTGCTGCCCGACGAGGTGCTCGCCCACCCGGCGCTCGCGCGGCTGATGACCACGGCCACGGACGCCATCGCCTGGGCCAACGACTTGTTCTCCTTCCCCCAGGACACGCGCGACGCCTTCCACCCGAACCTGGTGTCCTCGCTGCGCGAGGAGCGCGGACTCACGCTGCGCGACGCGC includes:
- a CDS encoding terpene synthase family protein; translated protein: MIAYSPPTLFCPFPQETHPLLPRLEEEALARWALYLGAQARPAFLEKLRAARFPELLARCHPSACPERLRVALDFLIWNFAWDDAVDEGEVCAAWVREQNWRALAVLQGAVPAADAPPLLGLLGDLRARMAERMPRAWLWRFVEACRAYFHGTWREAQARGEQRHLDVASYIALRRLSVGTSMVFTQVEAVEGFVLPDEVLAHPALARLMTTATDAIAWANDLFSFPQDTRDAFHPNLVSSLREERGLTLRDALDLAVRMHDTSVRCFLVRETSLPSFGEHDAAVSRLVLGLRRWMRANIDWSLASGRYPHASPGAGHSRVA